The DNA sequence AATTCATCTTTATATCAAACGCTAGTTAATGCCGGTGCGAGTGGCATGTTATCTAGCGATATGGCAGATTTATTTGCTTGGACAATCGATTTCTATCGCTTACAAAAGGGAGATAAATTTAAAGTGATATACTTTGAGCAATTTGTAGAGGGGAAGTCAGTTGGAATAGACCATATTGAATCTGCGCTTTTTGAGCATGCAAAAAAAGAGATATATGCAATTCCTTTTGTACAGAATGACATTCCAGAATTTTTCGATTTGAAAGCAAATGGCCTCCGCAGAACGTTCCTAAAAGCGCCTTTGAAGTTTAGTAGAATATCTTCTCGATATTCTGGTAGAAGATTTCATCCCGTTCAAAAAAGATATAAAGCCCATTTAGGAACCGACTATGCAGCACCTAAAGGAACACCCATTATGGCAACAGCTGATGGTGTAATTACCGACGCTCGTTATAAAAAATATAATGGGAACTACGTGAAGGTTAA is a window from the Flavobacteriales bacterium genome containing:
- a CDS encoding peptidoglycan DD-metalloendopeptidase family protein, which gives rise to NSSLYQTLVNAGASGMLSSDMADLFAWTIDFYRLQKGDKFKVIYFEQFVEGKSVGIDHIESALFEHAKKEIYAIPFVQNDIPEFFDLKANGLRRTFLKAPLKFSRISSRYSGRRFHPVQKRYKAHLGTDYAAPKGTPIMATADGVITDARYKKYNGNYVKVKHNGTYTTQYLHMTKIKTGIKPGVRVRQGDIIGFVGSTGLATGPHVCYRFWKNGKQVDPYKQKLPPSNPVSKDNMPAFEKIRDSIKSELDAIPYEELS